ACCTTGTCCTCCTCCACTTATGTGACCGCCTACACCAACGGTAGGGCAAACCCCGGCTGGAAAACCAAGGGTTTTACTCTTCTGAGCAATGTAATAGTAGAGTTCACCCAATGTTGCACCGGCTTGAACCCATGCCGTTTGATCTTTCACATTTACATCCACTTTTCTCAGATTCTGTAAATCAAGAAGGACGAATGGTCTTGGACCGGTCAGGGACTGGCCTTCATAGTCATGGCCACCACTTCGGGTTCTTATCTCAATGTTGTATTTTTTCGTGCACACGACAGCCCTTTTTACttgatcataattttctggCGTGATTATGTAGAAAGGCTTGCGAGTGTTGGTGAAATTGAATCTAAGATTTCGCATAGTTGATAGGAGAATAGGCCAATAAGACTCTGAGAAAATGCTGTGGAGGATAGGTCGCTGCTGTTTGGAGAGACAGCCAGACTTGTTCCACAGGCAattttcgaagctttcatggtggTCATGAACGGCTTTAGATACAACTATTGAAGgaaaacaaaacaagacaagtATTAATGACACTGGAGGGAACATTTCAGTCCACTGTTCTGTAAAAATGTGTTTTCCAAACCGAACTGTGTATTAATATGCGCTGTGTAACATGTAAAGCTTCCATGATGAAACGGTTTTAATCCAAGTCCTTGTGCGGTAACTGAAAGTGGAAATAGTAAATGATAAATAAGTATGGATTGGTTTTAAAGAATATTAATGTAGAGTAAATTTATGCTTAAATGTAACAGCATTCATAACGTACATCATAGTGAATATAACTGCTTTTTTTGCACTCCAAAACTTCATATTTTTTGGTCCATTTCTCTATGTATTCATGAATTTTAAGAGGTAAACTAAACAAACGGATGAAAATGTTCTTAAAATATGCAATTTCCTAATCAAAATCTAAAGAATTTGAGAAAAAGAAATTATCtgaaatcatgtaaacatgtttTTAAAATACTAGCTGGGATATTACCGAAAATCAAATTACAAGAAGTGGAATATAAAACTTTTAGGACAATCAAACTGCAAATAGAACACAAAATAGATTGTGAAAAGGGACATCAGTTAAAGCATATCTTAAGTCGTAGCCtgaatatatataacaaactaTTTTTTAGTGAATCATTATCTTTCCCGTTCTCTGATTCATCAATGGAAGAGTTGGAATGCTCTGTTCATGTCTGAATAAATTATCGGGATCAACCTTAGTCTTTACCTTCAATAGTCTGTTAAAATTGTTCTTAAAATACTTACTACCCCATGAAATCGATGTTATGAAACTTGTACAATTCTTGTTCACTCCCAAATCAAGATCTCTATAATTCACATAGGCTTCTCTTGGAAACATGGAAGCATAAGAGGCCATGTAATTATAAAGCATCCTTATCCAGTCCATGTGCTTGGCTTCGGATTCGGGCTTTTCATCATTCCAAAGGGTTAGATACTGTATCATGAAAAGAACCCCTTTTCTGTGTGGGAAAGGGATTTCGGATTCTGATATCTTACTCATCATTCCACCATACGGATTCCATATGATCAATGGTGAATCTTCTTCGAGTATCCTTTTCCACAACCCTTCAAGCCCGGTCTCTGGTATTGGCTCTCTGATAAAGTCTGATTTGGCTTTGAAGTAGTTCTTAAATAAAGACTTGCCCTCGAGCAAAACTTCGGGTGGCGTATTTTTTGGATAACCAGCAATGTAAAGCACCGATTGAATCCAACTCATTTCGGTGCAATCTTTTCGGGTCAATCCCAGTTCAGGGAAGCTTTCATCCATCACCTGGAGAAGCCTCTCTGTTCTTCCAATAAACATAGCATTATAAGCAGTTTGGATAGTTCTTTCACCTTTCTTCGCAGCATCTATAGCTTGTATAATGACTCTGATGAAGAGATCTTCATCAATATTCTCAGCTACCAGTTGCCACTTGTAGAGAATTTTTGTTGCATTCTGTTCCAAGGTCTTCGGAAGGGTGAAAACCGTGACAGTTGCTGGGACAGGAACAAGTCTAACCTTCCATGCAAGAATCACCCCAAAACTAGCTCCACCGCCTCCTCTAATAGCCCAGAAAAGGTCTTCCCCCATAGAATCCCTCTCAAGAATCCTGCCACTGGCATCGACTATTCGTGCATCGATCACATTATCCGCTCCTAGCCCATATTTCCTCATCAAGGTACCATATGCTCCTCCAGTTATGTGCCCTCCAATTCCTAAGCTGGGGCAAAGTCCGGCAGGGAAAGCGTGAGTCTTGCTTTTCTGTGAAATTCTGTAATAAAGTTCACCGTTTGTTGCACCAGCCTGAACCCATGCACTGTTATCCTGGATATCTACAGCAATAGATCGAAGTTTTGAAAGGTCTACAACTATGAATGGTTGCTCCATTTCTGACATGTAAGAAAGGCCTTCATAATCATGGCCTCCGCTTCGCACTCTGAACTGGATATCAAGCTCTTTCGCGCAAATAACAGCAGCTTGAACATGATTTTCTGTCAACGGAGTGAAGATCAACTGAGGTTTAGGTACGGAAGGAAGCAAGTACCTCAAGTTTTGCGCAGAAGATTGTAGGATAGAGTTGAATGAAGCATTTTCGGGGGCAAAGAAAGCCGTTGAAAAAGGGATAGAGAGGTCGGAATTTAGAGAAATGCACTGGTAGAGTTTTTCAAGAATTGGTTGTGAAGCAACCAATGAAGAAAAGAGCAGAATCGTGttcaatgtaagaaataaacaGGTTGAGGATCCCATGATATAGTTTTTTTCACTGATGT
The Primulina tabacum isolate GXHZ01 chromosome 9, ASM2559414v2, whole genome shotgun sequence DNA segment above includes these coding regions:
- the LOC142555967 gene encoding monolignol oxidoreductase AtBBE-like 15 → MGSSTCLFLTLNTILLFSSLVASQPILEKLYQCISLNSDLSIPFSTAFFAPENASFNSILQSSAQNLRYLLPSVPKPQLIFTPLTENHVQAAVICAKELDIQFRVRSGGHDYEGLSYMSEMEQPFIVVDLSKLRSIAVDIQDNSAWVQAGATNGELYYRISQKSKTHAFPAGLCPSLGIGGHITGGAYGTLMRKYGLGADNVIDARIVDASGRILERDSMGEDLFWAIRGGGGASFGVILAWKVRLVPVPATVTVFTLPKTLEQNATKILYKWQLVAENIDEDLFIRVIIQAIDAAKKGERTIQTAYNAMFIGRTERLLQVMDESFPELGLTRKDCTEMSWIQSVLYIAGYPKNTPPEVLLEGKSLFKNYFKAKSDFIREPIPETGLEGLWKRILEEDSPLIIWNPYGGMMSKISESEIPFPHRKGVLFMIQYLTLWNDEKPESEAKHMDWIRMLYNYMASYASMFPREAYVNYRDLDLGVNKNCTSFITSISWGSKYFKNNFNRLLKVKTKVDPDNLFRHEQSIPTLPLMNQRTGKIMIH